A section of the Bacillus sp. HSf4 genome encodes:
- a CDS encoding amino acid adenylation domain-containing protein has product MSQFKKEHVQDIYYLSPMQEGMLFHTLLHPGQGFYIEQISMQVKGSFQKEVLEKSMNVIIDRYDIFRSVFVHEKMKRPVQVVLKQRTFAVQEIDLSGLSEKEQNEKIEEYKQKDKEKGFQLAKDIPMRTAIFKKGTDHYEWVWSYHHILLDGWCFGVVVQELFKVYNALRDNKPYSLPPVKPYKEYIKWLEQQDKQTSLAYWQTYLDGFEGQTTFREQRNKTEQPVSQPEELLFTLPKEDTEAFTRLAKAHNTTLSTALQAVWSVLLSRYQRSRDLIFGTVVSGRPAEINGVEHMVGLFINVVPKRVTFGGQTTFTELITDLQKQSLESEPHQYVPLYDIQSHIGAPDLIDHIIVFENYPLQEANKQQEEKNLGFTMGDVSVFEKSNYDLNLLASPGEEMLLKLAYNRNVYDSAFAVRLKEQLLTAIREVVSNPHQPLDDIDVVPEEEKTHLLSELNPPADEEKARLTLPQWFEHYAEAIPEHPAVSAAGRTLTYAELNEQANRLARLLRKKNISRDKAVALFFRRSPEMVIAILAVLKAGGAYLPIDPEYPRERIQYMLEDSGAVCLLTQEELQDQAAQLSFTGETIAIDGPAASAESGDNLELDGRPETLAYIMYTSGTTGKPKGNLTTHANIARVVKETNYIDITQHDTVLSLSNYAFDGFTFDLYGALLNGGKLVIADQKTILHINKLSETIQNENITVMFATTALFNLLVDEGTDWMKGLRKVLFGGERSSVRHVKKALAAMGHDRIIHVYGPTETTVFATFYPVNSVPDTAVSIPIGKPLNETGAYILTENGRLQPLGAVGELCISGAGVSRGYLNRADLTAAKFVPHPFQSGDIVYRTGDLARWLPDGNIDFIGRVDDQVKIRGHRIEIGEIEEQLLRLQSVKEAVVLTRRSESGDAVLAAYVVPTPEEDVSEEALRRGLARQLPAYMVPAGFVILEELPLTANGKVNRRFLPEATAPSEKADDREPRNETENKLAAIWSDVLGRPKIGVDENFFEIGGHSLKAMAVTSRILKELGIDVPVHVMFDKPTIAHLAAYIENGGESGEAGKTVFNPESSRQVFAFPPVLGYGVMYGKLAEQLPEYKLCAFDFIESDDRIERFAEAIINLQPEGPLTLMGYSAGCALAFEVAQELEKNGRQVEKLLMIDSYMKNDVSDLKGRTIEDDVARLMEANQDNEYLQIKAVQQGIFKKMSAYYSYFVNVIHRGKVGADIHLIKSEETSPLPAWLSAWEEGTSASCRSYQGCGKHDEMLAAEFAERNAELIKPILEGRPARAGGVR; this is encoded by the coding sequence ATGAGCCAGTTCAAAAAAGAGCATGTACAGGACATTTATTACTTATCGCCGATGCAGGAAGGGATGCTGTTTCACACGCTGCTTCACCCTGGACAAGGTTTCTACATTGAACAGATCAGCATGCAGGTGAAGGGGTCCTTCCAAAAAGAGGTTCTAGAAAAAAGCATGAATGTGATCATTGATAGATATGATATTTTCCGGTCCGTATTTGTACATGAAAAAATGAAAAGACCGGTTCAGGTCGTCTTAAAACAAAGAACCTTTGCAGTGCAAGAAATCGATTTAAGCGGGCTTTCTGAAAAAGAACAGAACGAAAAAATCGAAGAATATAAACAAAAAGACAAAGAAAAAGGCTTTCAACTCGCAAAAGACATTCCGATGAGAACCGCCATTTTCAAAAAAGGAACGGATCATTACGAATGGGTTTGGAGCTACCATCATATTTTGCTGGACGGCTGGTGCTTCGGCGTTGTTGTTCAGGAGCTTTTCAAAGTGTACAATGCGCTCCGCGACAACAAGCCTTACAGTCTGCCCCCAGTCAAACCGTACAAAGAATATATCAAATGGCTTGAACAGCAGGATAAGCAAACATCGCTGGCCTATTGGCAGACCTATTTAGACGGTTTTGAAGGACAGACAACCTTTAGAGAACAGCGGAATAAAACAGAACAACCCGTCAGTCAGCCCGAAGAGCTGCTGTTTACTCTGCCAAAGGAGGACACGGAAGCGTTCACACGGCTTGCAAAGGCTCACAACACGACATTGAGCACAGCTCTCCAGGCGGTATGGTCCGTGCTTTTGAGCCGTTATCAGCGATCGCGCGACCTGATCTTCGGTACAGTGGTATCGGGACGCCCCGCGGAAATCAATGGTGTGGAGCACATGGTCGGCCTCTTTATCAATGTCGTGCCGAAACGGGTGACATTCGGCGGGCAGACGACTTTTACGGAGCTGATCACCGATTTGCAGAAGCAGTCGCTCGAATCTGAGCCTCATCAATATGTGCCGCTTTATGACATCCAAAGCCATATCGGGGCGCCGGATTTAATCGACCACATCATCGTGTTTGAAAACTATCCGCTCCAAGAAGCCAACAAACAGCAGGAAGAAAAAAATCTCGGCTTTACAATGGGCGATGTCAGCGTCTTTGAAAAATCAAATTACGATCTGAATCTCCTTGCATCTCCAGGCGAGGAAATGCTGCTGAAGCTGGCTTACAACAGGAACGTCTATGACTCTGCATTCGCCGTCCGTCTCAAAGAACAGCTGCTAACCGCAATCCGGGAGGTCGTCAGCAATCCGCATCAGCCGCTGGATGATATCGATGTGGTGCCGGAAGAGGAGAAAACGCATCTGCTGTCTGAGTTGAATCCTCCGGCGGACGAAGAAAAAGCCAGACTGACACTGCCGCAATGGTTTGAACATTATGCGGAAGCCATCCCTGAACACCCTGCCGTTTCGGCAGCCGGACGAACACTTACATATGCCGAGCTGAACGAACAGGCGAACAGACTCGCCCGTCTGCTCCGCAAGAAGAACATCAGCAGGGACAAAGCCGTCGCCCTCTTTTTCCGGCGTTCACCGGAAATGGTCATCGCGATACTTGCGGTGTTAAAAGCGGGAGGTGCCTATTTGCCGATCGATCCGGAGTATCCGAGAGAGCGCATTCAATACATGCTTGAAGACAGCGGAGCGGTATGCCTGCTCACTCAGGAAGAGCTTCAGGATCAAGCGGCACAGCTTTCCTTCACAGGAGAAACGATTGCCATCGACGGTCCGGCCGCATCCGCAGAAAGCGGAGACAACCTTGAATTGGACGGGCGGCCGGAGACATTAGCTTATATCATGTACACATCGGGAACCACGGGCAAACCGAAAGGAAATTTGACGACGCACGCCAATATCGCTCGGGTCGTCAAAGAGACGAATTATATAGACATCACACAGCACGACACAGTGCTGTCTCTGTCAAACTATGCATTTGACGGTTTTACATTTGATCTGTACGGCGCACTGCTCAACGGAGGAAAATTGGTGATTGCTGATCAAAAGACCATTCTTCATATCAACAAGCTGTCGGAAACGATTCAAAACGAAAACATCACGGTTATGTTTGCGACGACGGCACTGTTCAACCTGCTTGTCGATGAGGGAACGGATTGGATGAAAGGCCTTCGCAAAGTGCTGTTTGGAGGCGAGCGTTCATCTGTCAGACATGTGAAAAAAGCGCTTGCCGCGATGGGGCATGATCGGATCATTCATGTATACGGCCCCACGGAAACGACCGTATTTGCGACATTTTATCCGGTCAACAGTGTGCCTGATACCGCCGTTTCCATCCCGATCGGCAAACCGTTGAACGAAACAGGGGCATACATTCTGACGGAAAACGGCCGGCTGCAGCCGCTGGGAGCGGTCGGGGAACTGTGCATCAGCGGCGCCGGTGTATCGCGGGGCTACTTAAACAGGGCAGATTTGACGGCGGCAAAATTTGTTCCGCATCCGTTTCAGAGCGGTGACATCGTGTATCGGACGGGCGACCTTGCCCGCTGGCTGCCGGATGGCAACATCGATTTCATCGGGCGGGTGGATGATCAGGTGAAAATCCGCGGACATCGGATCGAGATCGGCGAAATTGAAGAACAGCTTCTCCGCTTACAAAGCGTAAAAGAAGCCGTTGTTCTCACAAGACGAAGTGAGAGCGGGGATGCGGTTCTTGCCGCATATGTCGTTCCAACCCCTGAAGAAGATGTGTCAGAAGAGGCGCTTCGCCGCGGACTGGCCCGCCAGCTTCCGGCGTATATGGTACCAGCGGGATTTGTCATCCTTGAAGAGCTTCCGCTGACGGCAAACGGCAAAGTCAATCGTCGGTTTCTGCCGGAAGCGACGGCACCTTCCGAAAAAGCTGATGATCGGGAGCCGCGCAATGAGACGGAGAACAAGCTTGCGGCCATTTGGTCGGACGTATTGGGGAGGCCAAAGATCGGCGTTGATGAGAACTTTTTTGAAATCGGCGGTCATTCATTGAAAGCAATGGCTGTCACTTCCCGTATTTTAAAGGAGCTTGGCATCGACGTTCCGGTGCATGTCATGTTTGACAAGCCGACCATTGCGCATCTCGCGGCTTATATCGAAAACGGAGGGGAATCGGGCGAAGCGGGGAAAACCGTCTTCAATCCGGAAAGCAGCCGGCAGGTGTTTGCATTCCCGCCTGTCCTCGGGTATGGCGTGATGTACGGCAAACTTGCCGAACAATTGCCCGAATACAAGCTTTGCGCCTTTGATTTTATTGAAAGCGATGATCGGATCGAGCGCTTCGCTGAAGCCATCATCAATCTTCAGCCTGAGGGTCCATTGACATTGATGGGATATTCGGCCGGATGCGCCCTCGCGTTTGAAGTGGCGCAAGAGCTTGAAAAAAACGGACGGCAGGTTGAAAAACTGCTGATGATTGATTCCTATATGAAAAACGATGTCAGCGATTTAAAAGGACGTACGATTGAAGATGACGTGGCTCGACTGATGGAAGCCAACCAAGATAATGAATATCTGCAAATCAAGGCGGTTCAGCAAGGCATTTTCAAAAAGATGAGCGCGTATTATTCATACTTTGTGAACGTGATCCACCGGGGAAAAGTCGGCGCTGATATTCACTTGATCAAATCGGAAGAGACGAGTCCGCTTCCGGCATGGCTTTCCGCTTGGGAAGAAGGCACGAGCGCTTCCTGCCGCAGCTATCAAGGATGCGGGAAACATGATGAAATGCTTGCGGCAGAATTTGCCGAACGAAACGCAGAGCTCATCAAGCCGATTTTGGAAGGCCGTCCTGCAAGAGCAGGAGGTGTACGATAG